A single genomic interval of Alcanivorax sediminis harbors:
- a CDS encoding isocitrate/isopropylmalate dehydrogenase family protein codes for MTETLKIALLPGDGIGPEVMTVAAEILAELVSRFQLPIEATTFQWPSHEWHRQHGEMMPGDGVAQLRAFDAILLGALGDPGPIDDPQRYLLSDSVSLAPLLALRKRLNLWACERPARWLPGAPQYLADERACNVDMLVIRENSEGEYSNQGGRLRAGTPSEVATQVEVFTAGATERLIRHAFERARQRATLRGSTRLFGKEKTAQVCLITKRNAQPFWGDLYTETFVRIAEEYPDVDTHHELVDAACMKFVQCPWRFDVVVASNLHGDILTDLAAVLCGGPGLAPSANLNPADERIPGLFEPVHGSAPDIAGRNMADPRATLMSLAMLLDHLAPKHPAIGNAAQHLHDLIAEDMKHAFSGTRETGQRLSQRLAAG; via the coding sequence ATGACCGAAACGCTGAAGATCGCATTGCTTCCCGGTGACGGCATCGGCCCTGAAGTCATGACCGTTGCGGCGGAAATTCTGGCAGAACTGGTGTCACGGTTTCAGTTACCGATAGAAGCGACGACGTTTCAGTGGCCATCCCATGAATGGCATCGGCAACATGGCGAGATGATGCCTGGGGATGGGGTGGCACAATTGCGCGCGTTCGATGCCATCCTGCTCGGAGCACTGGGAGACCCAGGCCCCATTGATGATCCGCAGCGCTATTTGCTTTCTGACAGTGTTTCACTTGCACCGCTGTTGGCGTTGCGCAAGCGGCTTAACCTGTGGGCCTGTGAACGCCCTGCCCGGTGGCTGCCTGGCGCACCGCAGTATCTCGCCGATGAACGTGCCTGCAATGTGGACATGCTGGTGATCCGCGAAAACAGCGAAGGAGAGTACAGCAACCAGGGCGGTCGCCTCCGCGCTGGCACCCCCAGCGAAGTGGCCACTCAAGTGGAAGTGTTCACTGCTGGTGCGACAGAGCGATTGATTCGCCATGCCTTCGAGCGTGCCCGACAACGCGCCACATTGAGAGGCAGCACACGACTCTTTGGCAAGGAAAAAACCGCTCAGGTTTGTCTGATCACCAAGCGCAACGCACAACCCTTCTGGGGTGACCTCTATACCGAGACGTTTGTCCGTATTGCCGAGGAGTACCCCGATGTGGATACCCATCATGAACTGGTGGATGCGGCGTGCATGAAGTTCGTGCAGTGCCCCTGGCGCTTCGACGTGGTGGTGGCGAGCAACCTGCACGGTGACATCCTGACCGATCTGGCCGCGGTACTGTGCGGCGGCCCGGGGCTGGCGCCCTCTGCCAATCTCAATCCGGCTGACGAGCGTATTCCCGGGCTGTTCGAACCGGTTCATGGCAGCGCACCGGACATTGCCGGGCGCAATATGGCCGACCCCAGAGCCACCCTCATGAGCCTGGCCATGCTGCTTGATCATCTGGCCCCGAAACACCCGGCCATCGGCAATGCGGCACAACATCTGCATGACCTGATTGCAGAAGATATGAAACACGCTTTCTCGGGAACAAGAGAAACCGGGCAACGACTGAGTCAACGACTGGCTGCGGGATAA
- a CDS encoding NAD-dependent succinate-semialdehyde dehydrogenase, which translates to MTSVKLSDQALFREQCYINGQWCDADDGGTLQVDNPATEQVLGSAPRMGEAETNRAIDAAHAAFPAWRDKTAAERASLLETWHDLMMQHQDDLGRLMTLEQGKPLAEAKGEIAYAASFLKWFSEEARRAYGDTIPGAKPGQRIVVIKQPIGVTAAITPWNFPSSMITRKAGAALAAGCTMVVKPASATPYSALALAVLAERAGIPAGVFNVITGSAGAISNALTDSAVVRKLSFTGSTEVGSKLMAQCAKHIQKVSLELGGNAPFIVFDDADLDKAVEGAMASKFRNTGQTCVCVNRFLVQDSVHDAFVEKLKNAIEAMKIGDGLEEGVTQAALINRSAADKVIEHIEDALGKGANVVTGGQRHEKGGSFVQPTLITGVTTDAQLCLEETFGPLAAVISFKSEEDAIRIANDTPYGLAAYFYSDNIHRCWRVAEALESGMVGVNEGIISNAAAPFGGVKESGLGREGSHQGMDEYLEEKYLCMGN; encoded by the coding sequence ATGACCTCAGTGAAGTTATCGGATCAGGCACTTTTCCGTGAGCAGTGCTACATCAACGGACAATGGTGCGATGCTGACGACGGCGGCACCCTCCAGGTTGATAACCCTGCCACCGAGCAGGTGCTGGGTAGTGCGCCACGAATGGGCGAAGCGGAAACCAACCGGGCCATCGATGCCGCCCACGCCGCCTTCCCCGCCTGGCGTGACAAGACCGCCGCCGAACGCGCCAGCCTGCTGGAAACCTGGCACGACCTGATGATGCAACACCAGGACGATCTCGGCCGGTTGATGACGCTCGAACAGGGCAAGCCATTGGCAGAAGCCAAAGGCGAGATCGCCTACGCTGCGTCCTTCCTGAAATGGTTTTCTGAAGAAGCCCGACGCGCCTATGGCGACACCATCCCCGGCGCCAAACCCGGCCAGCGCATTGTGGTGATCAAGCAACCCATCGGGGTTACCGCGGCCATCACCCCATGGAACTTCCCCTCCTCCATGATCACACGCAAGGCAGGTGCCGCACTCGCCGCCGGCTGCACCATGGTGGTCAAACCTGCCAGTGCGACGCCTTATTCCGCGCTGGCGCTCGCGGTATTGGCAGAGCGCGCAGGCATTCCCGCCGGCGTCTTCAATGTGATCACCGGCAGCGCAGGTGCGATTTCAAACGCACTGACCGACTCAGCGGTGGTGCGAAAGCTGAGCTTTACCGGCTCCACTGAAGTGGGCAGTAAACTGATGGCCCAGTGCGCAAAACATATTCAGAAGGTGTCGCTGGAATTGGGCGGTAACGCCCCTTTCATCGTGTTTGACGACGCCGATCTGGACAAGGCCGTGGAAGGCGCCATGGCCAGCAAGTTCCGCAACACCGGGCAGACGTGTGTGTGCGTGAACCGCTTCCTGGTACAGGACAGCGTTCATGATGCGTTTGTGGAAAAGCTCAAGAATGCCATCGAAGCCATGAAAATTGGCGATGGCCTTGAAGAAGGCGTTACCCAGGCAGCACTGATCAACCGCAGTGCCGCTGACAAGGTCATCGAGCACATTGAGGATGCACTGGGCAAAGGCGCCAACGTCGTCACCGGCGGACAACGCCACGAGAAAGGCGGCAGCTTTGTACAGCCCACCCTGATAACCGGTGTCACAACGGATGCACAACTTTGCCTCGAAGAAACCTTCGGCCCGCTGGCCGCTGTGATCAGTTTCAAGAGTGAAGAGGACGCTATTCGCATCGCCAACGACACGCCTTACGGACTGGCCGCCTACTTCTACAGCGACAACATTCATCGCTGCTGGCGCGTAGCCGAGGCACTGGAAAGCGGCATGGTCGGCGTCAATGAAGGCATCATCTCCAATGCCGCCGCACCGTTCGGCGGGGTAAAGGAATCCGGCCTTGGCCGGGAGGGTTCTCATCAGGGTATGGATGAGTATCTGGAAGAGAAATACCTGTGTATGGGGAATTAA
- a CDS encoding aspartate aminotransferase family protein: MSHLSPLLVQSSGICAERGEGSWLYDHDGNRWLDFTSGIGVTATGHCHPKVVAAAQEQVAKLVHAQYATVTHPNMLALTDRLYNHLPQGLDAVAFSNSGSESVEAAVRLARQATGRTNLIAFRGGFHGRTLAAASLTTSTSKVRTGWQPLMAGVSIAPFPHAYRYNQDMDECVAACLHELDHIFATECNPADTAAMIIEPVQGEYGYYPATEAFMKGLRERCDKHGILLIADEIQAGYGRTGKFWSHEHYGVKPDMIITAKGLASGYPLSAIAASKELMNHGYPGSQGGTYGANAVACAAALATLDVIEEEQLVARAEKLGAQLRDHLEGLQKEHDCIDEIRGAGLMLGVEMVSAPHTPDGDRAARILKHCEQNGMLMLRCGSQGQVVRWLPPLTVTEAEIEQAVALFEAALKET, translated from the coding sequence ATGAGTCATCTGTCCCCCCTGCTGGTACAGTCCAGCGGCATATGTGCGGAGCGCGGCGAAGGTAGCTGGCTCTATGACCACGACGGCAACCGCTGGCTGGACTTCACTTCCGGCATCGGTGTCACCGCCACCGGGCACTGCCACCCCAAAGTGGTAGCAGCAGCCCAGGAGCAAGTCGCCAAGCTGGTTCACGCCCAGTACGCCACTGTCACTCATCCCAACATGCTGGCGCTCACCGATCGCCTCTATAACCACCTTCCACAAGGACTGGATGCGGTCGCCTTTTCCAACTCAGGGAGCGAATCCGTTGAAGCGGCAGTGCGGCTGGCAAGACAGGCCACCGGGCGCACCAACCTGATTGCCTTTCGCGGCGGCTTCCACGGTCGCACCCTCGCCGCCGCCTCGCTGACCACCTCGACCAGCAAGGTCAGAACCGGTTGGCAGCCACTGATGGCCGGGGTCAGCATTGCCCCGTTCCCCCATGCCTATCGCTACAACCAGGACATGGACGAGTGCGTCGCGGCCTGCCTGCATGAGCTGGATCATATCTTTGCCACCGAGTGCAATCCGGCAGACACCGCCGCCATGATCATCGAGCCCGTTCAGGGAGAGTACGGTTATTACCCCGCGACTGAAGCCTTCATGAAAGGCTTGCGAGAGCGCTGCGATAAACACGGCATCCTGTTGATCGCTGATGAAATTCAGGCCGGCTATGGTCGCACCGGAAAGTTCTGGAGCCATGAACACTATGGCGTAAAACCGGACATGATCATTACTGCCAAGGGGCTCGCCAGCGGCTACCCCCTATCGGCGATTGCCGCCAGCAAGGAGCTCATGAATCACGGCTATCCCGGATCGCAGGGTGGCACCTATGGTGCCAATGCGGTTGCCTGTGCGGCGGCGCTGGCAACGCTGGACGTGATTGAGGAAGAACAGTTGGTGGCTCGCGCCGAAAAGCTGGGCGCCCAACTGCGAGACCACCTTGAAGGTTTGCAAAAAGAGCATGATTGCATCGACGAAATACGCGGCGCCGGCCTGATGCTGGGCGTGGAAATGGTCAGCGCCCCCCATACTCCCGACGGCGATCGGGCTGCGCGTATTCTCAAACACTGTGAACAAAACGGCATGCTGATGCTGCGCTGCGGCAGCCAGGGACAAGTGGTGCGATGGCTGCCGCCCCTGACCGTCACCGAAGCGGAAATCGAACAGGCGGTCGCGCTTTTCGAAGCCGCATTAAAAGAAACCTGA
- a CDS encoding ribose-phosphate pyrophosphokinase yields the protein MSKLVVFTGNATPELARAMVNHLNLPIGNADVGTFSDGEVAVEIQENVRGKDVFIVQSTCNPTNNNIMELLVMADALRRSSAGRITAVMPYFGYARQDRRVRSARVPITAKVVADMITTVGIDRVVTVDLHADQIQGFFDIPVDNVYATPLIVADIERQKHDDLMVVSPDVGGVVRARALAKQLNDADLAIIDKRRPKANVSQVMHIIGEVKGRTCILVDDMVDTAGTLCKAADALKEHGAAKVYAYITHPVLSGPAIDNIAGSSLDQLVVTDTIPLSEAGRACDKIRVLSLAPMLAETIRRVNNEESLSAMFDRLELV from the coding sequence GTGTCCAAGCTCGTCGTTTTCACCGGTAATGCTACCCCCGAACTGGCCCGCGCGATGGTCAACCATCTGAATCTGCCCATTGGCAACGCCGATGTGGGCACCTTCAGTGATGGTGAAGTGGCTGTCGAGATTCAGGAAAATGTCCGTGGCAAGGACGTCTTCATTGTCCAGTCCACCTGCAATCCCACCAACAACAACATCATGGAACTGCTGGTCATGGCCGACGCCCTGCGTCGCTCCTCCGCTGGCCGCATTACCGCCGTGATGCCGTATTTTGGTTATGCCCGCCAGGATCGCCGCGTGCGCTCCGCCCGTGTGCCGATCACGGCCAAGGTGGTGGCCGACATGATCACCACCGTGGGCATTGACCGTGTGGTGACCGTGGACCTGCATGCCGATCAGATTCAGGGCTTCTTCGATATCCCGGTAGACAACGTTTACGCCACCCCGCTCATCGTGGCTGATATCGAACGCCAGAAGCACGATGACCTGATGGTCGTCTCCCCGGACGTGGGCGGCGTAGTCCGCGCCCGCGCCCTGGCCAAGCAACTGAACGACGCCGATCTGGCCATCATCGACAAGCGCCGCCCCAAGGCCAACGTCTCCCAGGTCATGCATATCATCGGTGAAGTAAAAGGCCGCACCTGTATCCTGGTAGACGACATGGTCGACACCGCAGGCACACTCTGCAAGGCCGCTGACGCCCTGAAAGAGCACGGCGCCGCCAAGGTATATGCCTACATTACCCACCCGGTACTGTCTGGCCCGGCCATCGACAACATCGCTGGCAGCTCGCTGGACCAGCTGGTCGTTACCGACACCATCCCGCTGTCCGAAGCCGGCCGCGCCTGCGACAAGATCCGCGTTCTCAGCCTGGCACCAATGCTCGCCGAGACGATCCGTCGGGTGAACAACGAAGAGTCCCTGAGCGCCATGTTCGACCGGCTGGAGCTGGTTTAG
- a CDS encoding 50S ribosomal protein L25/general stress protein Ctc — MSNEFLLNAESRSDTGKGASRRLRRLQERVPGIVYGGEAEPQMISVELRELKKALENEAFYSHILTLKIDGKEVQAVLRDLQRNPAKGFPTHADFLRVDKTHKITMNVPLHFINEAASVGVKKQGGEIQHNISEVEVSCLPQNLPEFIEVDMTDVELNAVVHLSDLKLPKGVELTQLALGEDHDQPVAAIHAPKVRAAEADEGEEAASEE, encoded by the coding sequence ATGTCCAATGAATTCCTGCTGAATGCAGAAAGCCGCAGCGATACAGGGAAAGGTGCGAGCCGCCGCCTGCGTCGTCTGCAAGAACGTGTTCCTGGCATCGTTTACGGTGGCGAAGCCGAGCCGCAGATGATCAGTGTTGAACTGCGTGAACTGAAGAAGGCCCTGGAAAACGAAGCCTTCTACAGCCACATCCTGACCCTCAAGATTGATGGCAAGGAAGTTCAAGCTGTACTGCGTGACCTGCAGCGCAACCCGGCCAAGGGCTTCCCCACTCACGCAGACTTCCTGCGCGTGGACAAGACCCACAAGATCACCATGAACGTACCGCTGCACTTCATCAATGAAGCTGCCTCTGTGGGCGTGAAGAAGCAGGGCGGCGAGATCCAGCACAACATTTCCGAAGTGGAAGTGAGCTGTCTGCCCCAGAACCTGCCTGAGTTCATCGAAGTCGACATGACCGACGTTGAGCTGAATGCTGTGGTTCACCTGTCTGACCTGAAACTGCCGAAAGGCGTGGAACTGACTCAGCTGGCGCTGGGCGAAGACCACGACCAGCCGGTTGCTGCGATTCACGCGCCTAAAGTTCGTGCTGCTGAAGCCGACGAAGGCGAAGAAGCCGCCAGCGAAGAATAA
- a CDS encoding glutathione S-transferase family protein — protein MADRILYQFPISHYCEKTRWQLDYKGLDFQVKNLLPGPHRVRTRLMARIDTLPVLRDGRRTVGDSTRIAYYLEKYYPQRGLLPAAPDQRARVIELEQKFDRLGVDVRRWLYGQIIDRPEVMQAMLNPYGLPRAVQSVLTPLTREGVRRLYRIEPKAVMRSEQRLEEGLQLLEDTLKKGNGQYLVGERLTLADIAAASLLAPLLSPPGTPWDIFDEGTLKPALQVQLQKLRERPAGQWVLARYAGDR, from the coding sequence ATGGCGGATCGAATCCTCTACCAATTCCCGATATCCCACTACTGCGAGAAGACCCGTTGGCAGCTGGATTACAAGGGCCTGGATTTCCAGGTCAAGAACCTGCTGCCCGGGCCCCATCGGGTGCGTACCCGGTTGATGGCCCGGATCGACACCCTGCCAGTTCTCAGGGATGGTCGCCGTACGGTCGGGGACTCCACCAGGATCGCCTATTACCTGGAAAAGTATTATCCGCAGCGCGGCCTGCTGCCGGCAGCGCCGGACCAGCGGGCACGGGTGATTGAGCTGGAGCAGAAGTTCGACCGCCTGGGGGTGGATGTGCGTCGCTGGCTGTATGGTCAGATCATTGATCGCCCGGAAGTCATGCAGGCCATGCTCAACCCCTATGGGTTGCCGAGAGCGGTACAGTCCGTATTGACCCCGTTGACACGGGAAGGGGTAAGGCGTCTTTACCGGATTGAGCCCAAAGCGGTGATGCGTTCCGAGCAGCGGCTGGAAGAGGGCTTGCAGCTACTGGAGGATACCCTGAAGAAGGGTAATGGCCAGTACCTGGTCGGTGAGCGGCTGACACTGGCAGACATTGCTGCTGCCAGCTTGCTGGCCCCTTTGCTGAGCCCGCCAGGTACGCCCTGGGACATCTTCGATGAAGGCACCCTGAAACCCGCGCTGCAGGTGCAGCTTCAGAAGCTTCGGGAGCGGCCAGCAGGGCAATGGGTGCTGGCTCGGTATGCGGGCGATCGCTAA
- the ychF gene encoding redox-regulated ATPase YchF: protein MGFKCGIVGLPNVGKSTLFNALTKAGIDAENFPFCTIEPNTGVVPVPDPRLDKLSAIVNPERVMPATMEFVDIAGLVAGASKGEGLGNKFLANIRETDAIAHVVRCFDDENVIHVSGKVSPLDDISVINTELALADLDTVEKALLRATKAAKGQDKDAKGLLPVLEKVLPALNEGEPARSVELSDDERKTLKSLNLLTLKPTMYIANVDESGFEDNALLDAVRELAEKENASVVPICAKIESEIAELDDEEKADFLADLGMAEPGLNRVIRAGFSLLGLQTYFTAGKKEVRAWTVKVGATAPQAAGVIHSDFEKGFIRAEVTAYDDYVEHNGESGAKDAGKWRLEGKEYIVKDGDVVHFRFNV from the coding sequence ATGGGTTTCAAATGCGGTATCGTCGGTCTGCCCAACGTGGGCAAATCCACCCTGTTCAACGCACTCACCAAGGCGGGGATTGATGCCGAGAACTTCCCGTTCTGCACCATTGAACCCAACACCGGTGTAGTTCCCGTGCCGGACCCCCGTCTGGACAAGCTCTCCGCCATCGTCAATCCCGAGCGGGTCATGCCTGCCACCATGGAGTTCGTGGATATTGCCGGCCTGGTCGCAGGTGCCTCCAAAGGTGAAGGCCTGGGCAACAAGTTCCTGGCCAACATCCGTGAGACCGACGCCATCGCCCATGTGGTGCGCTGCTTTGACGATGAAAACGTGATCCACGTATCCGGCAAGGTCTCCCCACTGGACGATATCTCGGTGATCAACACCGAACTGGCCCTGGCCGATCTGGACACCGTAGAGAAAGCCCTCCTGCGTGCCACCAAGGCCGCCAAGGGACAGGACAAGGATGCCAAGGGCCTGTTGCCAGTACTCGAGAAGGTGCTTCCCGCCCTGAACGAAGGTGAACCCGCTCGTTCCGTGGAATTGAGCGACGACGAGCGAAAAACCCTCAAGAGTCTGAACCTGCTGACGCTTAAACCCACCATGTACATCGCCAACGTGGATGAGAGCGGCTTTGAGGATAACGCCCTACTGGATGCCGTGCGCGAGCTGGCGGAAAAGGAAAACGCTTCCGTGGTGCCCATCTGCGCCAAGATTGAGTCCGAGATTGCCGAGCTGGACGATGAAGAGAAAGCCGACTTCCTCGCCGATCTGGGCATGGCCGAACCTGGCCTGAACCGCGTGATCCGCGCCGGCTTCAGCCTGCTTGGCCTGCAGACATACTTCACCGCTGGCAAGAAGGAAGTTCGCGCCTGGACAGTGAAGGTGGGTGCCACTGCCCCGCAGGCCGCCGGCGTGATCCACTCCGACTTCGAGAAGGGCTTCATCCGCGCCGAAGTGACCGCCTATGACGATTACGTTGAGCACAATGGCGAGTCCGGTGCCAAGGATGCAGGCAAATGGCGCCTGGAAGGCAAGGAATACATCGTCAAGGACGGCGACGTGGTGCACTTCCGCTTTAACGTGTAA
- the pth gene encoding aminoacyl-tRNA hydrolase: MAEPVRLIVGLGNPGREYEDTRHNAGVWFVDALARRQGVFLSEDKKYFGLTGTFTFEGETIRLLVPTTFMNRSGQATAALANFFKIPISQILVAHDELDLPPGTARFKLGGGHGGHNGLRDIISKHGNSRDFYRLRLGIGHPGSAALVTPHVLNKPSKADRDLIERAIDEAVYYTPDLLRGDLDTAMNRLNGFKA; encoded by the coding sequence GTGGCGGAACCTGTTCGACTGATCGTGGGCCTGGGCAATCCAGGCCGCGAGTATGAAGACACCCGCCACAACGCCGGCGTCTGGTTCGTGGACGCCCTGGCTCGCCGCCAGGGCGTTTTCCTTTCCGAAGACAAGAAGTATTTCGGCCTTACCGGCACATTTACCTTTGAAGGCGAAACTATTCGCTTGCTGGTACCGACCACCTTCATGAATCGCAGCGGCCAAGCCACCGCCGCTCTGGCCAATTTCTTCAAGATCCCCATTTCGCAGATTCTCGTCGCCCATGACGAGCTTGACCTGCCCCCCGGCACCGCCCGCTTCAAGCTCGGTGGCGGCCACGGCGGTCACAACGGTCTGCGCGACATCATCAGCAAGCATGGTAACAGCCGCGACTTCTACCGCCTGCGTCTTGGCATTGGCCACCCCGGCTCTGCCGCACTGGTGACCCCGCACGTGCTCAACAAGCCCTCAAAAGCTGACCGGGATCTGATTGAGCGCGCCATCGACGAAGCCGTGTACTACACGCCTGACCTGCTCCGTGGTGACCTTGATACCGCCATGAACAGGCTGAACGGGTTTAAAGCCTAG
- the trmJ gene encoding tRNA (cytosine(32)/uridine(32)-2'-O)-methyltransferase TrmJ, translating into MLENVRIVMVETSHPGNIGAAARAMKTMGLSDLRLVQPQAYPSVEATARASGAGDVLEAAQVCQSVDEALEGATLVIGTSARQRRIPWPCLTPRQLAAQLSHEPDETRIAVLFGREDRGLTNDELRRCNLHVSVPTNPEYGVLNVASAVQLISYELRLALLGEDFDLEASRSRREAMPLPEMFWDEPLATNEAVSGFLDHLEKVMEQSGFLNPEQPGQVMTRMRRLFMRARPDKMEMSILRGVLVALEKKMKGDGQP; encoded by the coding sequence ATGCTGGAAAATGTGCGTATCGTGATGGTGGAAACCTCCCATCCCGGCAATATCGGGGCGGCCGCCAGGGCCATGAAGACCATGGGGCTGTCGGACCTGCGTCTGGTGCAGCCGCAGGCCTATCCCAGTGTGGAAGCCACTGCCCGCGCCTCCGGGGCGGGGGATGTCCTGGAAGCGGCCCAGGTGTGCCAGAGTGTGGATGAGGCGCTGGAAGGAGCAACGCTGGTGATTGGCACCAGTGCCCGTCAGCGCCGCATTCCCTGGCCCTGCCTGACGCCCCGTCAGCTGGCAGCCCAGCTGTCCCATGAGCCGGATGAAACCCGCATTGCGGTACTGTTCGGTCGTGAGGACCGCGGGCTGACCAATGATGAGCTGCGTCGTTGCAACTTGCATGTCAGCGTGCCGACCAACCCGGAGTACGGGGTGCTGAATGTGGCGTCGGCGGTGCAGCTGATCAGCTATGAGTTGCGGCTGGCATTACTCGGTGAGGATTTCGATCTTGAGGCATCCCGCTCCCGTCGAGAGGCGATGCCGTTGCCGGAGATGTTCTGGGATGAGCCGCTGGCCACCAATGAGGCGGTATCCGGATTCCTGGATCATCTCGAGAAAGTCATGGAACAGAGCGGCTTCCTCAATCCAGAGCAGCCTGGCCAGGTGATGACCCGCATGCGGCGTTTGTTTATGCGTGCCCGACCGGACAAAATGGAAATGAGCATTTTGCGGGGTGTGCTGGTGGCGCTGGAGAAGAAAATGAAGGGTGATGGCCAACCGTAA
- the cysE gene encoding serine O-acetyltransferase, with amino-acid sequence MFDRVREDIASVFHRDPAARNTLEVLLNYPGLHAVLFHRLAHALWRRNFKQLARFISTFSRWLTGIEIHPGAQIGRRFFIDHGMGVVIGETAEIGDDVTLYHGVTLGGTSWSKGKRHPTLEDGVVVGAGAKVLGPFVVHKNAKIGSNSVVTKEVPEGATVVGIPGRVISKPMTEKEKTRQEMAEKIGFQAYGVSNDMPDPVAEAIHLLLDHMHAVDNKLDRVCTNLKKQGIQGCDEKLPELKDEDFEPVNAGGTD; translated from the coding sequence ATGTTTGATCGAGTACGCGAGGACATCGCGTCGGTGTTCCATCGGGACCCGGCGGCACGTAACACGCTGGAAGTGTTGCTCAATTATCCGGGCCTGCATGCGGTGCTGTTTCACCGCCTGGCCCATGCTCTCTGGCGTCGCAATTTCAAGCAGCTGGCACGTTTCATCTCCACGTTTTCGCGTTGGCTCACGGGTATTGAAATTCACCCAGGTGCGCAGATCGGTCGTCGCTTTTTCATCGACCATGGAATGGGCGTGGTGATTGGTGAAACCGCTGAGATTGGCGATGATGTGACGCTGTATCACGGAGTCACCCTCGGCGGCACCAGCTGGAGCAAGGGCAAGCGCCATCCGACCCTCGAAGATGGTGTGGTGGTGGGCGCCGGGGCCAAGGTGCTGGGGCCTTTCGTGGTCCACAAGAATGCCAAGATTGGTTCTAACTCCGTAGTCACCAAGGAGGTGCCGGAAGGCGCTACCGTGGTCGGGATTCCCGGTCGTGTTATCAGCAAGCCGATGACAGAAAAAGAAAAGACCCGCCAGGAGATGGCAGAGAAAATTGGTTTCCAGGCTTATGGTGTCAGTAACGACATGCCTGACCCGGTGGCCGAAGCCATCCACTTGTTGCTTGATCACATGCATGCAGTGGACAACAAGCTGGATCGGGTTTGCACCAATCTGAAGAAGCAGGGAATTCAGGGTTGCGATGAAAAGTTGCCGGAGCTGAAAGATGAGGACTTCGAGCCGGTGAATGCGGGCGGCACGGACTGA
- a CDS encoding inositol monophosphatase family protein produces the protein MHAPQVNIALRAARSAGNLIRRAAESSDPVSVTKKGMNDFVTEVDRAAEKRIIETILKAYPDHGILAEESGIIAGKGEGADYQWVIDPLDGTTNFIHGFPQFCVSIALKYRGKLEHAVIYDPNRDEEFTASRGRGAALNGRRIRCTNRPGLEGCLIGTGFPFRKEQAPFMDAYLGMFADIAASTAGLRRPGSAALDLAWLAAGRLDGFFEFGLAEWDLAAGALLITEAGGLVGDLSGGHKFLESGGVVAGSPKVFKGLLQKIKPHLTEGLRR, from the coding sequence ATGCATGCGCCGCAAGTGAATATCGCCCTGCGAGCCGCCCGTTCCGCGGGTAACCTGATTCGACGCGCTGCGGAAAGCAGTGATCCGGTTTCTGTCACCAAGAAAGGCATGAACGACTTCGTCACCGAAGTGGATCGCGCGGCTGAAAAACGCATCATCGAAACCATCCTGAAGGCCTATCCCGACCACGGCATCCTCGCCGAGGAATCCGGCATCATTGCCGGAAAGGGCGAAGGCGCCGACTACCAGTGGGTGATTGATCCCCTGGATGGCACCACCAACTTCATTCATGGCTTCCCCCAGTTCTGTGTCTCCATTGCCCTCAAGTACAGGGGCAAGCTGGAACATGCGGTCATCTACGATCCCAATCGCGATGAAGAGTTTACCGCCAGCCGTGGTCGAGGCGCCGCGCTTAACGGTCGCCGTATTCGTTGCACCAATCGTCCCGGGCTGGAAGGGTGCCTGATCGGCACCGGCTTCCCGTTCCGCAAGGAGCAAGCGCCGTTCATGGATGCCTATCTGGGCATGTTCGCCGATATCGCCGCCAGCACCGCCGGTCTGCGTCGCCCCGGCTCTGCCGCACTGGACCTGGCCTGGCTGGCTGCTGGTCGCCTGGATGGCTTCTTCGAATTCGGCCTGGCCGAGTGGGACCTGGCGGCAGGCGCCCTGCTGATTACCGAAGCCGGGGGTCTGGTCGGTGACCTGAGCGGTGGTCATAAATTCCTGGAAAGTGGTGGCGTCGTCGCCGGCAGCCCGAAAGTCTTCAAGGGCCTGCTACAGAAAATCAAACCGCATCTGACGGAAGGCTTGCGCAGATAA